One genomic segment of Amycolatopsis sp. Hca4 includes these proteins:
- a CDS encoding heavy-metal-associated domain-containing protein has product MAEATYTVEGMTCGHCATSVREEVSELDGVRSVDVDVASGRVTVTSDTPLTTDAVAAAVTEAGYRLVA; this is encoded by the coding sequence ATGGCCGAAGCGACCTACACCGTCGAGGGCATGACCTGCGGGCACTGCGCCACGTCGGTCCGCGAAGAGGTCTCCGAGCTCGACGGCGTCCGGAGCGTGGACGTCGACGTGGCGAGCGGGCGAGTGACCGTGACCAGTGACACGCCGCTGACCACCGACGCGGTCGCCGCCGCCGTGACCGAGGCCGGCTACCGCCTGGTCGCATGA
- a CDS encoding M protein: MAPGGGEDVAHTQPEFDLAWRGFQRAQVAEYVEWAEAEIRRLTTERDAARHRGAALAEENRELRVKIDRISMTPIPADALQERARRMIELTREEAAEITAQATETADRIRREAEAEAVRLTEKERRLVAEAEAEAERRRLEHEESVRAAEQRRRELDEAAAHRRAELEEDHKRAMTVRRADAMRELAEQEATARAKAAQLVKTGEADLAAAREKAAQVVADAKRQGETLVATGEAELAAARDKAARVVADATQQREALVKTGETELAAARDKAAEVVAEATQQREALVATGEAELAAARDKAAQLVADAKQQGEALVKTGEAELAAARDKAAQLVADATRHGETLVGAAQGEVSTLHDLRDQLQASLTGCRALLADAAVALDEHPAPFDPEATLPMSKRVPVQRRSPADDLTDAVG, from the coding sequence ATGGCCCCCGGCGGCGGCGAGGACGTGGCGCACACCCAGCCCGAGTTCGACCTGGCGTGGCGCGGTTTCCAGCGCGCGCAGGTCGCCGAATACGTCGAGTGGGCCGAGGCCGAGATCCGCAGGCTCACCACCGAACGCGACGCGGCGCGCCATCGCGGTGCCGCGCTCGCGGAGGAGAACCGTGAGCTCCGCGTGAAGATCGACCGGATCAGCATGACCCCGATCCCGGCGGACGCCCTGCAGGAGCGCGCGCGCCGGATGATCGAGCTGACCCGCGAGGAAGCGGCGGAAATCACCGCGCAGGCAACGGAAACGGCCGACCGGATCCGGCGCGAGGCCGAAGCGGAGGCCGTCCGGCTCACCGAGAAGGAACGCCGGCTGGTCGCCGAGGCCGAAGCCGAAGCCGAGCGACGGCGGCTCGAGCACGAGGAGTCCGTGCGCGCGGCCGAGCAGCGCCGCCGCGAGCTCGACGAAGCCGCGGCCCACCGCCGCGCCGAGCTGGAGGAAGACCACAAGCGAGCCATGACGGTCCGCCGCGCCGACGCGATGCGCGAGCTCGCCGAGCAGGAGGCGACGGCCCGCGCGAAGGCGGCGCAGCTGGTCAAGACGGGCGAAGCCGATCTGGCCGCGGCGCGCGAGAAGGCCGCCCAGGTGGTCGCGGACGCGAAGCGGCAGGGCGAGACGCTGGTCGCAACCGGCGAAGCCGAGCTGGCGGCCGCGCGGGACAAGGCTGCTCGAGTGGTCGCCGACGCGACGCAGCAGCGCGAAGCCCTGGTCAAGACCGGCGAGACCGAGCTCGCGGCCGCCCGAGACAAGGCCGCCGAGGTGGTCGCCGAAGCGACGCAGCAGCGCGAAGCCCTCGTCGCAACGGGCGAGGCCGAACTCGCCGCAGCCCGTGACAAGGCCGCCCAGCTGGTGGCGGACGCAAAACAGCAAGGCGAAGCCCTGGTCAAGACCGGCGAGGCCGAACTCGCCGCAGCCCGCGACAAGGCCGCCCAGCTGGTCGCCGACGCGACCCGGCACGGCGAGACCCTCGTCGGAGCCGCCCAAGGCGAGGTCAGCACCCTGCACGATCTCCGCGACCAGCTCCAGGCCAGCCTCACCGGCTGCCGCGCGCTGCTGGCCGATGCGGCGGTGGCGCTCGACGAACACCCCGCCCCGTTCGACCCGGAAGCGACCTTGCCGATGTCGAAGCGAGTACCCGTCCAGCGGCGCTCACCGGCGGATGACCTGACCGACGCCGTCGGTTGA
- the cobF gene encoding precorrin-6A synthase (deacetylating), translated as MRKLYAIGIGAGDPEHLTVQAIDRLNRVDVFFVLDKGDEKADLVRLRQEILDRFVTREYRVVLATDPPRDRTPADYRAAVADWHAARAEVYESLILSSLGPSDVGAFLVWGDPALYDSTIALIEAVLARGNVAFEYEVVPGISSISALVARHRTTMNQIGRAVQLTTGRRLAAGWPSGVDDVFVLLDAHTTFDRYVDEGLHIFWGAYVGTPHEILLSGPLTAALAEEIRRVRAEARERHGWIMDTCLLRRPVRE; from the coding sequence ATGCGCAAGCTCTACGCGATCGGGATCGGGGCCGGTGACCCGGAGCACCTGACGGTGCAGGCGATCGACCGCCTCAACCGGGTGGACGTGTTCTTCGTGCTCGACAAGGGCGACGAGAAGGCGGACCTGGTGCGGCTGCGGCAGGAGATCCTCGACCGGTTCGTGACGCGGGAGTACCGCGTGGTGCTGGCCACCGACCCGCCACGCGACCGCACGCCCGCCGACTACCGGGCGGCGGTGGCCGACTGGCACGCGGCGCGCGCGGAGGTCTACGAGTCGCTGATCCTGTCGTCGCTGGGGCCGTCCGACGTCGGTGCGTTCCTGGTGTGGGGCGACCCGGCCCTGTACGACAGCACGATCGCCTTGATCGAGGCGGTGCTGGCGCGGGGGAACGTGGCGTTCGAGTACGAGGTGGTGCCGGGGATCAGCAGCATCTCGGCCCTGGTGGCCCGCCACCGGACGACGATGAACCAGATCGGGCGGGCCGTCCAGCTCACCACCGGCCGCCGGCTGGCCGCGGGCTGGCCTTCGGGGGTGGACGACGTGTTCGTCCTCCTCGACGCGCACACGACCTTCGACCGCTACGTCGACGAGGGCCTGCACATCTTCTGGGGTGCCTACGTCGGCACGCCGCACGAGATCCTGCTTTCGGGCCCGCTCACGGCGGCGCTGGCCGAGGAGATCCGGCGGGTCCGGGCGGAAGCGCGGGAACGGCACGGCTGGATCATGGACACGTGCCTGCTGCGCCGGCCGGTCCGGGAATGA
- a CDS encoding metal-sensitive transcriptional regulator, translating into MTGYGSERDAYLKRLRRIEGQIRGLQRMVEQDKYCIDILTQVSAATKALQSFSLELLDEHLATCVVQAAAAGGEEADLKVREASDAIARLVRS; encoded by the coding sequence ATGACGGGTTACGGCAGCGAGCGGGATGCCTATCTGAAGCGCCTGCGCCGGATCGAGGGGCAGATCCGCGGGTTGCAGCGGATGGTCGAGCAGGACAAGTACTGCATCGACATCCTGACCCAGGTCTCGGCGGCGACGAAGGCGCTGCAGTCGTTCTCGCTGGAGCTGCTGGACGAGCACCTGGCGACGTGCGTGGTCCAGGCCGCGGCGGCCGGGGGTGAGGAAGCCGACCTGAAGGTGCGGGAAGCGTCGGACGCGATCGCCCGGCTGGTCCGCTCGTAG
- a CDS encoding TOMM precursor leader peptide-binding protein, which translates to MSGSAVQPAPHRTRSSAPPAAGTPVLAFKRHLRAEVRAGKGAYLFSEQGVIAMRGARIESLAPLLDGTRELAEVLRARPAGMTPEEVAAIVTELVDAGLVSVRPACGPAADERELAYWDACGVDAASATSRDSRREVRLLAVGDDVDTRPVERALTDAGLGVAPAGAAADEADLSIVLCTDYLDPRLGELDAEYRRTGRPWLLARPFAAQVWIGPILRPGESACWHCLTNRLWGHRHAEACAQELLGHEGPARRPAAALPSLTAAAAHLIALEASKWLAGYRHGGQESVWVLDTLDLQGKLHELRRRPQCPECGDATLVAARAARPIRLEPARKTTSTGGGHRTATPAQTLARYRHLVSPVTGIIRDVRPDPSAPSFANVYRSGYNVARGVTGVNGMQAGLRSENGGKGVTPIDAEVGALCEAVERFSGNYQGDELRIRASFDELGAEALHPNDCMLFSERQYGERAAWNAAHGLFQHVPRRFDPAAPIDWTPVWSLSGRRRLLPTGYLYYGAPAACGVRGLHPDSNGAAAGSSLEDAVLQGTLELVERDAVALWWYNRTPMPGVDLGSFADGWLDEMAGNYAGLHRELWALDLTSDLGVPVFVAVSRRTDSPHEHIMFGFGAHLDPRIALRRAVTELNQMIPDVEVFGHDVDDPDAARWLRYATVANQPYLRPAAGERTRTVADFGFVHRPDVRDDIEALAKVVATAGSELLVLDQTRPDVGLPVVKVVAPGLRPFWARYAPGRLFDVPVRLGRLAEPTPYERLNPFPMFL; encoded by the coding sequence ATGAGCGGATCGGCCGTGCAACCCGCCCCGCACCGGACGCGCTCCTCGGCGCCGCCGGCCGCCGGCACACCCGTGCTGGCGTTCAAGCGCCACCTGCGCGCGGAGGTCCGCGCCGGCAAGGGCGCGTACCTGTTCTCCGAACAGGGTGTCATAGCGATGCGCGGGGCGCGCATCGAGTCGCTCGCGCCGCTGCTCGACGGCACCCGTGAGCTCGCCGAGGTGCTGCGGGCCCGTCCGGCCGGGATGACCCCGGAAGAGGTCGCCGCCATCGTGACCGAGCTGGTGGACGCCGGGCTGGTTTCGGTGCGCCCGGCTTGTGGGCCGGCCGCCGACGAGCGGGAGCTCGCGTACTGGGACGCGTGCGGCGTCGACGCCGCTTCGGCCACCTCCCGGGACTCCCGCCGCGAGGTCCGGCTGCTGGCCGTCGGCGATGACGTCGACACCCGGCCGGTCGAACGCGCGCTCACCGACGCCGGCCTCGGGGTCGCCCCGGCCGGTGCGGCGGCCGACGAGGCCGACCTGAGCATCGTGCTGTGCACGGACTACCTCGACCCGCGGCTGGGCGAGCTCGACGCCGAGTACCGGCGCACCGGCCGGCCGTGGCTGCTGGCCCGGCCGTTCGCCGCGCAGGTGTGGATCGGGCCGATCCTGCGGCCCGGCGAGTCGGCGTGCTGGCACTGCCTGACGAACCGGCTCTGGGGGCACCGGCACGCCGAGGCCTGCGCCCAGGAGCTGCTCGGCCACGAAGGCCCGGCGCGCCGGCCGGCCGCCGCGCTGCCGTCGCTGACCGCCGCGGCGGCGCACCTGATCGCGCTCGAGGCCAGCAAGTGGCTGGCAGGCTACCGGCACGGCGGCCAGGAGAGCGTCTGGGTGCTCGACACGCTGGACCTGCAGGGCAAGCTGCACGAACTGCGCCGCCGTCCGCAGTGCCCCGAATGCGGGGACGCGACGCTGGTGGCCGCGCGCGCGGCCCGGCCGATCCGGCTCGAGCCCGCCCGCAAGACGACCTCGACCGGCGGTGGGCACCGCACCGCGACGCCGGCGCAAACGCTCGCGCGCTACCGGCACCTGGTCAGCCCGGTCACCGGGATCATCAGGGACGTCCGGCCCGACCCGTCGGCGCCGTCGTTCGCGAACGTCTACCGGTCCGGCTACAACGTGGCCCGCGGCGTGACCGGGGTGAACGGCATGCAGGCCGGGCTGCGCAGCGAGAACGGCGGCAAGGGTGTCACCCCGATCGACGCCGAGGTCGGTGCCCTCTGCGAGGCCGTCGAACGCTTCTCCGGCAACTACCAGGGCGACGAGCTGCGCATCCGGGCGTCGTTCGACGAGCTCGGCGCGGAGGCGCTGCACCCGAACGACTGCATGCTCTTCTCCGAACGGCAGTACGGCGAGCGAGCCGCCTGGAACGCCGCCCACGGCCTGTTCCAGCACGTCCCCCGCCGGTTCGACCCCGCGGCGCCGATCGACTGGACGCCGGTCTGGTCACTGTCCGGACGGCGGCGGCTGCTGCCCACCGGGTACCTCTACTACGGCGCTCCCGCCGCGTGCGGCGTCCGGGGACTGCACCCGGACTCCAACGGCGCGGCGGCCGGGAGCAGCCTCGAGGACGCGGTCCTCCAGGGCACGCTCGAGCTCGTCGAGCGGGACGCCGTCGCGCTCTGGTGGTACAACCGCACGCCGATGCCCGGGGTCGACCTCGGTTCCTTCGCGGACGGCTGGCTGGACGAGATGGCGGGCAACTACGCCGGGCTGCACCGGGAGCTGTGGGCGCTCGACCTGACGTCGGACCTCGGGGTGCCGGTGTTCGTCGCCGTGTCGCGCCGCACGGACAGCCCGCACGAGCACATCATGTTCGGCTTCGGCGCGCACCTGGACCCGCGGATCGCCCTGCGGCGGGCGGTGACCGAGCTGAACCAGATGATCCCGGACGTCGAGGTGTTCGGCCACGACGTGGACGACCCGGACGCGGCCCGGTGGCTGCGCTACGCGACCGTCGCCAACCAGCCCTACCTGCGGCCCGCCGCCGGGGAGCGGACGCGGACCGTGGCCGACTTCGGCTTCGTGCACCGCCCGGACGTGCGCGACGACATCGAGGCGCTGGCCAAGGTGGTGGCCACCGCGGGCAGCGAGCTGCTCGTGCTCGACCAGACCCGGCCCGATGTCGGCCTCCCGGTGGTCAAGGTAGTGGCACCCGGGCTCCGGCCGTTCTGGGCACGCTACGCTCCCGGCCGGTTGTTCGACGTCCCGGTGCGCCTGGGCCGGCTCGCCGAGCCCACCCCGTACGAGCGGCTCAATCCCTTCCCGATGTTCCTGTAG
- a CDS encoding copper resistance CopC/CopD family protein: protein MKRALALLALLAGWLLVSATPASAHVEVLSSTPGDGARLSAAPSLVTITLSENIGIQPGSIKVVDLGGRQVDSGPVFQPGDAAEQVGIRLRPGLPDGSYLVEYAFVSADSHPVRGTFAFVVGSGPLVTSAGAVSAATGTDAAVDAASTAVRWLAYLGVVLLGGLAFLVVCRPAGRTDHRARRLLSGGAVLVAAATVAALLLQGPYAAGRDLEAVFDTGLLADTLRVAYGKLLLLRLVAVAAFAALVPRLLRPSLPERLRSRYENLAMVTGFVVLLTFSATGHPVTDPMMFFSVSADLVHFGAIAVWAGGLVQLALCLIRPAPGEDPAPAAARFSRMAAIAVTAIALSGALLALRIMPSLSTLWTTRFGLLVLLKVAGFALLLAVASRSRRVVQRGLAASEPAGATTVTADLRRLRQAVVAEVVISVVVLALAALLAVTPPGG, encoded by the coding sequence GTGAAGCGGGCGCTGGCGCTCCTGGCGCTCCTCGCCGGCTGGTTGCTGGTCAGCGCCACCCCGGCGTCGGCGCACGTCGAAGTCCTCTCGTCGACCCCCGGTGACGGCGCCCGCCTGAGCGCGGCGCCGTCGCTGGTGACGATCACCCTCTCGGAGAACATCGGGATCCAGCCCGGGTCGATCAAAGTCGTCGACCTCGGCGGCCGCCAGGTGGATTCCGGGCCGGTGTTCCAGCCCGGCGACGCCGCCGAGCAGGTCGGGATCCGGCTGCGGCCCGGCCTGCCGGACGGCAGCTACCTGGTCGAATACGCCTTCGTCTCCGCCGATTCCCACCCGGTGCGCGGCACCTTCGCGTTCGTGGTCGGCAGCGGGCCGCTGGTGACGTCGGCGGGCGCGGTGTCCGCGGCCACCGGCACCGACGCGGCGGTGGACGCCGCCTCGACGGCGGTGCGCTGGCTGGCGTACCTCGGCGTCGTGCTCCTCGGCGGGCTGGCGTTCCTGGTGGTGTGCCGCCCGGCCGGCCGCACCGACCACCGCGCCCGACGGCTGCTGTCGGGCGGCGCCGTGCTGGTCGCGGCGGCGACGGTGGCGGCGTTGCTGCTGCAGGGCCCGTACGCGGCAGGCCGCGACCTCGAGGCGGTGTTCGACACCGGGCTGCTGGCGGACACCCTGCGCGTCGCGTACGGGAAACTGCTGCTGCTGAGGCTGGTGGCGGTGGCCGCGTTCGCGGCGCTGGTGCCCCGGCTGCTGCGGCCGTCGCTGCCGGAGCGGCTGCGTTCCCGGTACGAGAACCTGGCCATGGTGACGGGGTTCGTCGTGCTGCTGACGTTCTCGGCCACCGGCCACCCGGTGACGGACCCGATGATGTTCTTCTCGGTCTCCGCGGACCTGGTGCACTTCGGCGCGATCGCCGTGTGGGCGGGTGGCCTGGTCCAGCTGGCCCTGTGCCTGATCCGCCCGGCGCCGGGCGAGGACCCGGCCCCGGCGGCCGCCCGGTTCTCCCGCATGGCGGCGATCGCGGTGACGGCGATCGCGCTCAGCGGCGCGTTGCTGGCGCTGCGCATCATGCCGTCCCTGTCCACGCTCTGGACGACCCGGTTCGGCCTGCTGGTGCTGCTCAAGGTGGCGGGCTTCGCGCTCCTGCTGGCGGTGGCGAGCCGTTCGCGCCGGGTGGTGCAACGCGGTTTGGCGGCCTCGGAGCCGGCGGGGGCGACCACGGTGACGGCGGACCTGCGCCGCCTGCGCCAGGCGGTGGTGGCGGAGGTGGTGATCAGCGTGGTGGTGCTGGCGCTGGCGGCGCTGCTGGCGGTCACCCCGCCGGGCGGCTGA
- a CDS encoding maleylpyruvate isomerase family mycothiol-dependent enzyme: protein MTATRPDPAPDFVGYPAVRRGVRALLDGRPDTHRRPVPACPEWTVIDLLDHLTVIAGRVLERHGGTPPPPAGEPTVPELLDRWDHVGAELDGRLADAGGRSGEVMVMDAYTHELDLCAALDVAPPVEHPARASSFEVLVRGFSGAVESRGLPPLRLRATDGSAWTAGAGRAAAEVTAPAHELYRALAGRRSLAQLAALEWTADPGPWLPAFSWGPFAPPPRPGV, encoded by the coding sequence GTGACAGCGACTCGGCCGGACCCGGCACCGGACTTCGTGGGCTACCCGGCAGTACGGCGCGGCGTTCGCGCGCTGCTCGACGGGCGGCCGGACACGCATCGGCGGCCGGTCCCGGCGTGTCCGGAATGGACCGTCATCGACCTGCTCGATCACCTCACGGTCATCGCCGGGCGCGTGCTCGAGCGTCACGGCGGCACCCCGCCGCCCCCGGCCGGGGAGCCGACGGTGCCGGAGCTGCTCGACCGCTGGGACCACGTCGGCGCCGAGCTCGACGGGAGGCTCGCGGACGCGGGCGGGCGCAGCGGCGAGGTCATGGTCATGGACGCGTACACGCACGAGCTCGACCTGTGCGCGGCGCTGGACGTGGCGCCGCCGGTCGAGCACCCGGCCCGGGCATCGAGCTTCGAAGTGCTGGTCAGGGGCTTCTCGGGCGCGGTCGAGAGCCGCGGCCTGCCCCCGCTGCGCCTCCGGGCGACGGACGGCTCGGCGTGGACGGCGGGCGCGGGGCGCGCGGCGGCCGAGGTGACGGCGCCGGCCCACGAGCTGTACCGCGCCCTGGCCGGACGGCGCTCGCTCGCCCAGCTGGCCGCACTGGAGTGGACCGCGGACCCGGGGCCGTGGCTCCCCGCGTTCAGCTGGGGGCCGTTCGCCCCGCCGCCGCGGCCGGGAGTGTGA
- a CDS encoding CPBP family intramembrane glutamic endopeptidase has product MTHAAPVRRRPAVAAAVVLLAASTTLANRVLPGWAYPLCGLVAALLLVLLARWAGCTWRDLGLRGFRRPALVGLAGAGLVAVLFGIALAVPALRTVYQDGRVGDPDFGQLLWLTCGRILFGTVLIEEVAFRGVLPALFGADDDHWRWRPILLAATLFGLWHALPALAIGRNAAVHAVFGSTPAVVLQVLAMAAAGAVGIVLHWWRHVGRGVLASVIVHFTTNAGGLTLVVLVR; this is encoded by the coding sequence TTGACGCACGCCGCTCCGGTCCGGCGCCGGCCCGCCGTGGCCGCCGCGGTGGTGCTCCTGGCCGCGTCGACCACGCTCGCCAACCGGGTGCTGCCCGGCTGGGCGTACCCGCTGTGCGGCCTGGTCGCCGCGCTGCTCCTGGTCCTGCTCGCCCGCTGGGCCGGCTGCACCTGGCGTGACCTCGGCCTCCGCGGCTTCCGCCGTCCGGCGCTGGTCGGCTTGGCCGGCGCGGGGCTGGTGGCGGTGCTGTTCGGGATCGCGCTGGCGGTGCCGGCGCTGCGCACGGTCTACCAGGACGGCCGCGTCGGCGACCCCGACTTCGGCCAGCTGCTGTGGCTGACCTGCGGCCGCATCCTGTTCGGCACCGTCCTCATCGAGGAGGTGGCCTTCCGCGGTGTCCTCCCGGCGCTGTTCGGCGCGGACGACGACCACTGGCGCTGGCGGCCGATCCTGCTGGCCGCGACCCTCTTCGGCCTGTGGCACGCCCTGCCCGCCCTGGCGATCGGCCGCAACGCGGCGGTGCACGCGGTGTTCGGCTCGACCCCGGCGGTCGTGCTGCAGGTCCTGGCGATGGCCGCCGCGGGTGCGGTGGGGATCGTGCTGCACTGGTGGCGGCACGTGGGCCGCGGTGTGCTGGCGTCGGTCATCGTGCACTTCACCACCAACGCGGGCGGCCTGACGCTGGTGGTGCTGGTGCGCTGA
- a CDS encoding cation-translocating P-type ATPase, with protein sequence MSAAGVMADVELAIGGMTCASCAARVERKLNKVDGVTATVNYATEKAQVSYPSRLSVDDLRAVVEAAGYSARLPERETAEETPRTRLLVSAALTVPLVVLAMVPAWQPGAWPWVSLALAAPVVTWGAWPFHRAAAVNLRHATATMDTLISLGVVAAVAWSLYALFFGGGHHHLYFEVAAAITTFILAGRYFETRSKRRAGAALHALMDLGAKDVTVLRGGEEHLVPVGDLRVDDVFVVRPGEKVATDGVVTEGGSAVDTSMLTGEPVPVEVGPGDAVTGATVNAGGRLFVRATRVGDDTRLAQMARLVEAAQSGKAEVQRLADRVSAVFVPLVVLAALATLVVWLATGGRPDEAFTAAVAVLIIACPCALGLATPTALLVGTGRGAQLGILIKGPEVLESTRRIDTVVLDKTGTVTTGRMTLVEGDGEPLRLAGAVEAASEHPIGRAIAAAAKQRFGALPAVTDFRSTPGVGVTGVVEGRTVEVGRADGTGIGVRWDGEVRGHLVVADTIKPTSARAVAELRELGLTPILLTGDNAATARAIAAEAGVDEVVAEVLPEEKVAVVKRLQAEGRVVAMVGDGVNDAAALAQADLGLAMGTGTDAAIEASDLTLVRGDLRAAADAIRLARRTLATIKGNLFWAFAYNVAALPLAALGFLDPMIAGAAMACSSAFVVSNSLRLRRFR encoded by the coding sequence ATGAGCGCCGCCGGGGTGATGGCCGACGTCGAGCTCGCCATCGGCGGGATGACCTGCGCGTCCTGCGCCGCCCGCGTCGAGCGCAAGCTCAACAAGGTCGACGGCGTCACCGCGACGGTCAACTACGCCACGGAAAAGGCGCAGGTCAGCTACCCGAGCCGGCTGTCGGTCGACGACCTCAGGGCCGTCGTCGAAGCCGCCGGCTACTCCGCGCGGCTCCCCGAGCGGGAGACAGCGGAGGAGACGCCGCGCACCCGGCTGCTGGTCTCCGCGGCCCTCACCGTCCCGCTGGTCGTGCTCGCGATGGTGCCGGCCTGGCAGCCCGGAGCCTGGCCGTGGGTCTCCCTCGCCCTGGCGGCTCCGGTCGTGACGTGGGGCGCGTGGCCGTTCCACCGCGCCGCCGCGGTCAACCTGCGGCACGCCACCGCGACCATGGACACGCTCATCTCGCTCGGTGTCGTCGCGGCCGTGGCCTGGTCGCTGTACGCGCTCTTCTTCGGCGGCGGCCACCACCACCTGTACTTCGAGGTCGCCGCCGCGATCACCACGTTCATCCTGGCCGGCCGCTACTTCGAGACGCGCTCGAAGCGCCGCGCCGGAGCGGCCCTCCACGCGCTCATGGACCTCGGCGCGAAGGACGTCACCGTGCTGCGCGGCGGCGAAGAGCACCTGGTCCCCGTCGGCGACCTGCGGGTGGACGACGTCTTCGTCGTCCGGCCCGGCGAGAAGGTCGCCACCGACGGCGTCGTCACCGAAGGTGGCTCCGCGGTCGACACCAGCATGCTCACCGGGGAGCCGGTGCCGGTGGAGGTCGGGCCGGGGGACGCGGTCACCGGCGCCACCGTCAACGCCGGCGGCCGGCTGTTCGTGCGCGCCACCCGCGTCGGCGACGACACCCGGCTGGCGCAGATGGCCCGGCTCGTCGAGGCGGCCCAGAGCGGAAAGGCCGAGGTCCAGCGGCTCGCCGACCGCGTCTCGGCGGTGTTCGTCCCGCTGGTCGTGCTCGCGGCGCTGGCCACGCTGGTGGTCTGGCTCGCCACCGGTGGACGGCCGGACGAGGCGTTCACCGCCGCGGTCGCCGTGCTGATCATCGCCTGTCCGTGCGCGCTCGGCCTGGCGACGCCGACCGCGCTGCTCGTCGGCACGGGCCGCGGCGCGCAGCTGGGCATCCTCATCAAGGGCCCCGAGGTGCTGGAGAGCACGCGCCGGATCGACACGGTCGTCCTGGACAAGACCGGCACCGTGACCACCGGCCGGATGACGCTGGTCGAGGGCGACGGCGAGCCGCTGAGGCTGGCCGGCGCGGTCGAGGCCGCGTCCGAGCACCCGATCGGGCGTGCCATCGCGGCAGCGGCGAAACAGCGGTTCGGCGCCCTCCCCGCCGTCACGGACTTCCGCAGCACCCCGGGGGTCGGCGTGACCGGCGTCGTCGAAGGACGCACCGTCGAGGTCGGGCGCGCCGACGGCACCGGGATCGGCGTGCGCTGGGACGGCGAGGTCCGCGGGCACCTGGTGGTCGCCGACACGATCAAGCCGACGTCCGCGCGGGCGGTCGCCGAGCTGCGCGAACTCGGTCTCACGCCCATCCTGCTGACCGGCGACAACGCCGCCACCGCGCGGGCGATCGCGGCCGAGGCGGGGGTCGACGAGGTCGTCGCCGAGGTGCTGCCGGAGGAGAAGGTCGCGGTCGTCAAGCGGCTGCAGGCCGAGGGCCGGGTGGTGGCGATGGTCGGCGACGGCGTCAACGACGCGGCCGCGCTCGCCCAGGCCGACCTGGGCCTGGCGATGGGCACCGGCACCGACGCCGCGATCGAGGCGAGCGACCTGACGCTGGTGCGCGGCGACCTGCGCGCGGCGGCCGACGCGATCCGGCTGGCCCGCCGCACGCTGGCGACGATCAAGGGCAACCTGTTCTGGGCGTTCGCCTACAACGTGGCGGCGCTGCCGCTGGCCGCGCTCGGCTTCCTCGACCCGATGATCGCGGGGGCGGCGATGGCCTGCTCGTCGGCGTTCGTGGTCAGCAACAGCCTGCGGTTGCGCCGGTTCCGCTGA
- a CDS encoding winged helix-turn-helix transcriptional regulator, which yields MTTTRTYGQFCGLARALEIIGERWSMLVIRDLVLGPKRFTELQLGLPRIPASILSARLNELEQAGVIRRRVLAQLDAALVYELTEYGSELDHILLDLGLWGARSLGHPKDDDVFTNDAAILSLYTTFQQDAAAGVHVTYVLRHHDSLIIHAMVEDGTLKVGSGDHPAADLVIEPQGPELIDLVNGQLTASEALASGRVRIEGDFAHLELFTKLFRIPPKPELPEGIAFH from the coding sequence ATGACGACCACTCGCACCTATGGACAGTTCTGCGGCCTCGCGCGTGCCCTCGAGATCATCGGGGAGCGCTGGTCCATGCTGGTCATCCGCGACCTGGTGCTCGGCCCGAAGCGGTTCACCGAGCTGCAGCTCGGCCTGCCGCGGATCCCGGCCAGCATCCTCTCCGCCCGGCTCAACGAGCTCGAGCAGGCCGGGGTGATCCGCCGCCGCGTGCTGGCCCAGCTGGACGCCGCCCTGGTCTACGAGCTCACCGAGTACGGCAGCGAGCTCGACCACATCCTGCTCGACCTCGGTCTGTGGGGGGCCCGGTCGCTCGGGCACCCCAAGGACGACGACGTGTTCACCAACGACGCCGCCATCCTCTCGCTGTACACGACGTTCCAGCAGGACGCCGCGGCCGGCGTCCACGTCACCTACGTGCTGCGCCACCACGACTCGCTGATCATCCACGCGATGGTCGAGGACGGCACCCTCAAGGTCGGCTCGGGCGACCACCCGGCCGCCGACCTCGTCATCGAGCCGCAGGGCCCGGAGCTGATCGACCTGGTCAACGGCCAGCTCACCGCGTCCGAGGCGCTGGCATCGGGCCGGGTGCGGATCGAGGGCGACTTCGCCCACCTCGAGCTGTTCACGAAGCTGTTCCGGATCCCGCCGAAGCCGGAGCTGCCGGAGGGCATCGCCTTCCACTGA